CGAGGCGTAGTTATTTGCCGCCCCGCACCCGCTCTTGTCATCCCGAGCGTAGCGCCGAAGGCGCTAAGTCGAGGGACGAAGGTCGAAGGACCGGCTCAAGGGCAACCGCACGAGTATACCACGGGCGCCCGAGGCGGTCTAGCGCGGGGCATGGAGCGCGTGGGCCTCAGGAGGCGAGGCGCCTGGGCCGAACACCGGAAAGATGCGTTGGCTCGTCACCGGCGGACTCGGGTTCATCGGGTCCAATTTTATCCGCCTCGCCTTGCGCGAGCGGTCCGCCCTCGAGGTCGTCAACCTCGACGCCATGACATACGCCGGTAATCCCGCAAACCTGCGGGATATCGAGGGCGATCCGAGGTACCGCTTCGTCCGCGGCGACATTTGCGAGCCCGACAAGGTCGAGACGGCAATCGGGCCGGGCGTCGATGCCATCGTCAATTTCGCCGCGGAAACCCACGTCGACCGCTCGATCCTCGATCCCGAAGCGTTTCTGCGTACCGACGTTCTCGGAACGCACGTTCTGC
This region of Terriglobia bacterium genomic DNA includes:
- a CDS encoding GDP-mannose 4,6-dehydratase, which encodes MRWLVTGGLGFIGSNFIRLALRERSALEVVNLDAMTYAGNPANLRDIEGDPRYRFVRGDICEPDKVETAIGPGVDAIVNFAAETHVDRSILDPEAFLRTDVLGTHVL